The Procambarus clarkii isolate CNS0578487 chromosome 24, FALCON_Pclarkii_2.0, whole genome shotgun sequence genomic interval GGTAAGGAAGAAGTAATGGGTAAGGAAGATGTAATGGGTAAGGAAGAAGTAATGGGTTAGGAAGAAGTAATGGGTAAGGAAGAAGTAATGGGTAAGGAAGAAGTAATGGGTTAGGAAGAAGTAATGGGTAAGGAAGAAGTAATGGGTAAGGAAAAAGCAATGGGTAAGGAAGAAGTAATGGGTAAGGAAGAAGTAATGGGTAAGGAAGAAGTAATGGGTAAGGAAGAAGTAATGGGTAAGGAAGAAGTAATGGGTAAGGAAGAAGTAATGGGTAGAGAAGAAGTAATGGGTAAGGAAGAAGTCATTTGTAAGGAAGAAGTAATGGGTAAGGTAGAAGTAATGGGTAAAGAAGAAGTAATTTGTAAGGAAGAAGTAATGGGTAAGGAAGAAGTAATGGGTAAGATAGAAGTAATGGGTAAGGAAGAAGTAATTTGTCAGGAAGAAGTAATGGGTAAAGAAGAAGTAATGGATAAGGAAGAAGTAATGGGTAAGGAAGAAGAAATGGATAAGCTAAAAGTAATGGGTAAGGTAGAAGTAATGAGTAAGGAAGAAGTAATGGGTAAGGAAAAAGAAATTTGTCAGGAACAAGTAATGTGAAAAGAAAAAGTAATGGGTAAGGTGGAAGTAATGGGTAAGGTGGAAGTAATGGGTAAGGTAGAAGTAATGGTTAAGGTGGAAGTAATAGGCATGGTGGAAGTAATGGGTAAGGTAGAAGTAATTGGGGATTGAGAGATATACTTTTCTGGCAGTCAATGGGCGAGTAAGTTATGTTAGTTGAGTTCAGTTATATATGACCAGCAGAGGACAATGAGGAGACCTCTTTCACACAAAAAATCCTCTCAACTAATACATCTTATTTTGTACGTTATAATCCCCACCCTACAAATTAAAATGAACTGTGAAAAGTATCGACTCAAATATCCACGTTATTTATGCATcggcaggttaggtgaggtgaattGCATGGGTTTATTcggttcaggttaggttaggtcaggttaggttaggttaagtcaagttaggttaggttaggttaggctaacctaacctatcctgggtcatcttaggttaggttaggttagaacctTATATTTAGAACGGTGTGGCAGATGAACAGACACGTTCTCTTTCGGACACGATCCTTCGAGGAAGGTCGTCTCTTTGTCCTGGTGATGGGACCAAAGGTTTTGTAGCATGAAATTATGCCTGTATCCTTAATATTATCTTGGTATATCCTAAATATTATCTTGGTATATCTTTAATTTTATCTTGGTGTATCCTAAATATTATCTTAGTATATCCTTAATATTATTTTGGTATATCCTAAATATTATATTGATATATCCTTAATATTATCTTGGAATATCCTTAATATTATCTTGGTATATCCTTAATATTATCTTGGTATATCCTTAATATTATCTTGGTATATCATAAATAATATATTGGTATCCTTAATATTATCTTGGTATATCCTTAATATTATCATGGTATATCCTTAATATTATCATGGTATATCCTTAATATTATCATGGTATATCCTTAATATTATCTTGGTATATACTTAATGCAACTCCAGTGTTAGATATCGCAGTATTAAATTTCAAAACATTATTAGTCTT includes:
- the LOC138368095 gene encoding glutamate-rich protein 6B-like, which gives rise to MGKEEVMGKEKAMGKEEVMGKEEVMGKEEVMGKEEVMGKEEVMGKEEVMGREEVMGKEEVICKEEVMGKVEVMGKEEVICKEEVMGKEEVMGKIEVMGKEEVICQEEVMGKEEVMDKEEVMGKEEEMDKLKVMGKVEVMSKEEVMGKEKEICQEQVM